The following proteins come from a genomic window of Tepidiforma thermophila:
- the rplA gene encoding 50S ribosomal protein L1, with product MPKHGKRYREAAAKVDKSRFYGVDEAIALAKEIHPARFDETVELHIKTGLDPRHAEQQIRGSTVLPHGLGKVMRVLVFAEGEAAAAAREAGADYVGSDDLIKQIEGGFLDFDVAIATREMMGKVGRLGRILGPRGLMPNPRSGTVVGAEDIAKSVQEAKQGRVEFRLDRLANIHVPLGKVSFEDEKLKENMAAVIEAVNAAKPKEAKGQYIRSATLTTTMGPGIHLDLAQTLSLKLT from the coding sequence ATGCCGAAGCACGGGAAGCGGTACCGCGAAGCCGCCGCCAAGGTCGACAAGTCGCGGTTTTACGGTGTTGACGAAGCGATTGCCCTGGCGAAGGAGATCCACCCGGCACGCTTCGACGAGACGGTGGAGCTCCACATCAAGACGGGCCTGGACCCGCGCCATGCTGAGCAGCAGATCCGCGGCTCGACGGTGCTGCCGCATGGGCTCGGCAAGGTGATGCGCGTGCTGGTGTTTGCCGAAGGGGAAGCCGCGGCGGCAGCGCGCGAGGCGGGTGCGGATTATGTCGGGAGCGATGACCTCATCAAGCAGATCGAGGGCGGATTCCTCGACTTCGACGTCGCGATTGCGACCCGCGAGATGATGGGCAAGGTGGGGCGGCTCGGCCGCATCCTCGGCCCGCGCGGCCTGATGCCGAACCCGCGCTCGGGGACGGTTGTCGGCGCGGAGGACATCGCCAAGTCGGTCCAGGAAGCGAAGCAGGGCCGTGTCGAATTCCGGCTTGACCGCCTCGCGAACATCCACGTGCCGCTCGGCAAGGTGAGCTTTGAGGACGAGAAGCTGAAGGAGAATATGGCTGCCGTGATCGAGGCGGTGAATGCTGCCAAGCCGAAGGAGGCGAAGGGGCAGTACATCCGGAGTGCGACGCTGACGACGACGATGGGGCCGGGAATTCACCTCGACCT